The following coding sequences are from one Cyprinus carpio isolate SPL01 chromosome A24, ASM1834038v1, whole genome shotgun sequence window:
- the LOC122135443 gene encoding protein NLRC3-like translates to LIQINMRNQKYEERNPEKLLQSNREVIVKLAEVAFKQLMKGNMMFYEEDLIDSSIDVTDASLYSGICTEIFKQESVIHQRKVYSFIHLSVQEFLAAFYVFYYHINSTTEACFDSLENLHERIADKAVMNKNGQLDLFLRFLLGISLESNQRLLKDLLTPSENSSVSIRRTTEIIKEKIKDGHGLSTERSINLFLCLLEMKDQTLSREILEFVKSDKLSEKLSPAYCSTIAFILQMSEEPLEELDLKKYNTSDEGKRRLVPAVINSTKALLAGCNFTGQCCESLSSALQSPNCVLRDLDLNNNDLQDSGVKLLSDGLKSPNCQLERLSLGICVVALSW, encoded by the exons ctgattcagatcaacatgaggaaccagaagtatgaagagagaaatccagagaaactcctgcagtccaacagagaagtgattgtgaaacttgctgaagtggctttcaaacagctgatgaagggcaatatGATGTTCTATGAAGAGGATCTGATTGATAGCAGCATTGACGTCACTGATGCCTCactgtattctgggatttgcactgagatctttaagcaggaatctgtgattcatcagaggaaagtctacagcttcattcatctgagcgtTCAGGAGTTTCTTGCTGCTTTCTATGTGTTTTACTACCACATAAACAGCACAACAGAAGCATGTTTTGATTCACTGGAAAATCTCCATGAAAGAATAGCTGATAAGGCTGTAATGAACAAAAATGGACAGCTGGATCTGTTCTTGCGGTTCCTGCTGGGtatctcactggagtccaatcagagactcttaaaGGATCTACTCACACCCAGTGAGAACAGCTCAGTGAGCATCAGAAGAACCACAGAGATcattaaagagaagatcaaagATGGACATGGACTCTCCACCgaaagatccatcaatctgttcctttGTCTGCTAGAAAtgaaagatcagactctgtccagagagattctggagtttgtgaaatcagacaaactcTCAGAGAAACTCTCTCCTGCTTACTGCTCAACAATCGCCTTCATTcttcagatgtcagaggagcCACTGGAAgagctggacctcaagaaatacaacacatcagatgaGGGAAAAAGAAGACTGGTACCAGCTGTGATCAACAGCACAAAAGCTTT ACTTGCAGGCTGCAATTTTACTGGTCAGTGTTGTGAGAGTTTGTCATCAGCTCTACAGTCTCcaaactgtgtcctgagagaTCTGGACCTGAATAACAATGActtgcaggattcaggagtgaagctactCTCTGATGGATTGAAAAGTCCAAATTGTCAGCTGGAGAGACTGAG TCTGGGCATTTGTGTTGTGGCACTGAGTTGGTAA
- the LOC109109573 gene encoding piggyBac transposable element-derived protein 3-like isoform X1 — MHAFVISFDFSIAHNLNLFTLQMRRLLLNQKKRARLGTDLTETAKDGTVWREEQVGTRLPFTPIKAYAADGEPTAKARKSISSRLQSFLCFITLDMLHTIQEWTIQHAQETEHVHWFMALPELMAFIAIVILRGLTKVPSLRDCWSANLGNPHIIGTMSRNRFQDIMRHLRFDDRSTRSDRAKTDKFAAISSVWGSFVTNCITSYNPGLHITVDEQLFPSKTRCCFLQYIATKPDKFGIKFWVACDLKSKYICNVLPYLGKDPSRPSGKRLSENVVMRLMEPFLDKGRNVTTDNFFTSLSLAHKLLSRKTTILGTVNKIPREIPQSTRHTDRNEFTTQVFSTTAATLTAYAPKRKKTIYILSSMHSVIQTDNTTKRKPNTVTLYNTTKCGVDVMDQMVREYTVRTGTQRWPVAVFYNMIDMAALNAHVLYQACTGRQERRVDFLVELARELANSHMCAKKAKKEQLLRTQPSTPSPGKRAMCQVKHQCKNNHATVQCVHCYRYTCGKCRREIPWQCQDCE, encoded by the exons atgcatgcatttgtgatatCATTTGACTTTTCCATTGCTCACAATTTGAATTTGTTCACACTGCAGATGAGGAGACTGCTCCTCAACCAAAAAAAGAGAGCCCGTTTGGGGACTGACCTGACAGAGACAGCGAAAGATGGCACAGTGTGGCGTGAAGAACAGGTGGGGACGCGTCTCCCTTTCACCCCAATCAAAGCGTACGCTGCAGATGGAGAGCCAACGGCTAAGGCCAGGAAAAGTATCTCGAGTCGCCTTCAGAGCTTCCTGTGTTTCATCACTCTTGACATGCTTCATACCATTCAAGAATGGACTATTCAACATGCACAGGAAACGGAGCATGTTCATTGGTTCATGGCCCTCCCTGAACTAATGGCATTTATTGCAATTGTCATCTTGCGGGGGCTTACCAAGGTTCCATCACTACGTGACTGCTGGTCAGCAAACCTGGGAAACCCACATATCATTGGAACAATGTCACGAAACCGCTTCCAAGACATCATGCGACACCTACGCTTTGATGACAGGTCCACCCGGAGTGATCGAGCAAAGACTGATAAGTTTGCTGCAATTTCCAGTGTGTGGGGATCATTTGTCACCAATTGCATCACGTCCTACAACCCTGGTCTACATATCACCGTTGATGAACAGCTTTTCCCGTCAAAGACTCGCTGCTGTTTCCTGCAGTATATTGCAACTAAACCTGACAAATTTGGGATCAAGTTTTGGGTGGCTTGCGACCTAAAATCCAAGTACATTTGTAATGTCCTCCCATATCTTGGCAAGGACCCTAGTCGTCCCAGTGGAAAGAGACTGTCTGAAAATGTAGTGATGAGGCTGATGGAACCATTCCTAGACAAGGGCAGAAATGTTACCACGGACAATTTCTTCACATCGCTGTCACTTGCGCATAAACTTCTTAGCCGGAAAACCACCATCCTCGGCACAGTCAACAAGATTCCCCGGGAAATCCCTCAATCCACTAGACACACAGATCGCAATGAATTCACCACTCAG gtGTTTTCAACCACTGCTGCTACGCTGACGGCGTATGCGCCCAAACGGAAGAAGACCATCTACATTCTTAGCAGCATGCacagcgtgattcagactgataaTACCACCAAAAGGAAGCCAAACACTGTCACCCTTTACAACACCACAAAGTGCGGCGTGGATGTGATGGACCAGATGGTGCGGGAGTACACTGTCCGCACAGGGACACAGCGCTGGCCAGTTGCCGTGTTCTATAACATGATTGACATGGCAGCACTGAATGCACATGTGCTGTATCAAGCATGCACCGGAAGGCAGGAAAGACGGGTGGACTTCCTGGTGGAGCTTGCAAGAGAGTTGGCTAACTCTCATATGTGTGCGAAGAAGGCAAAAAAAGAACAATTGCTTCGGACACAACCCTCCACACCTAGCCCTGGAAAAAGAGCCATGTGTCAGGTCAAACACCAATGCAAGAACAATCATGCCACTGTGCAATGTGTTCACTGCTACAGATACACATGTGGTAAATGCAGACGGGAGATACCATGGCAGTGCCAGGATTGTGAGTGA
- the LOC109109573 gene encoding piggyBac transposable element-derived protein 3-like isoform X2 — protein MRRLLLNQKKRARLGTDLTETAKDGTVWREEQVGTRLPFTPIKAYAADGEPTAKARKSISSRLQSFLCFITLDMLHTIQEWTIQHAQETEHVHWFMALPELMAFIAIVILRGLTKVPSLRDCWSANLGNPHIIGTMSRNRFQDIMRHLRFDDRSTRSDRAKTDKFAAISSVWGSFVTNCITSYNPGLHITVDEQLFPSKTRCCFLQYIATKPDKFGIKFWVACDLKSKYICNVLPYLGKDPSRPSGKRLSENVVMRLMEPFLDKGRNVTTDNFFTSLSLAHKLLSRKTTILGTVNKIPREIPQSTRHTDRNEFTTQVFSTTAATLTAYAPKRKKTIYILSSMHSVIQTDNTTKRKPNTVTLYNTTKCGVDVMDQMVREYTVRTGTQRWPVAVFYNMIDMAALNAHVLYQACTGRQERRVDFLVELARELANSHMCAKKAKKEQLLRTQPSTPSPGKRAMCQVKHQCKNNHATVQCVHCYRYTCGKCRREIPWQCQDCE, from the exons ATGAGGAGACTGCTCCTCAACCAAAAAAAGAGAGCCCGTTTGGGGACTGACCTGACAGAGACAGCGAAAGATGGCACAGTGTGGCGTGAAGAACAGGTGGGGACGCGTCTCCCTTTCACCCCAATCAAAGCGTACGCTGCAGATGGAGAGCCAACGGCTAAGGCCAGGAAAAGTATCTCGAGTCGCCTTCAGAGCTTCCTGTGTTTCATCACTCTTGACATGCTTCATACCATTCAAGAATGGACTATTCAACATGCACAGGAAACGGAGCATGTTCATTGGTTCATGGCCCTCCCTGAACTAATGGCATTTATTGCAATTGTCATCTTGCGGGGGCTTACCAAGGTTCCATCACTACGTGACTGCTGGTCAGCAAACCTGGGAAACCCACATATCATTGGAACAATGTCACGAAACCGCTTCCAAGACATCATGCGACACCTACGCTTTGATGACAGGTCCACCCGGAGTGATCGAGCAAAGACTGATAAGTTTGCTGCAATTTCCAGTGTGTGGGGATCATTTGTCACCAATTGCATCACGTCCTACAACCCTGGTCTACATATCACCGTTGATGAACAGCTTTTCCCGTCAAAGACTCGCTGCTGTTTCCTGCAGTATATTGCAACTAAACCTGACAAATTTGGGATCAAGTTTTGGGTGGCTTGCGACCTAAAATCCAAGTACATTTGTAATGTCCTCCCATATCTTGGCAAGGACCCTAGTCGTCCCAGTGGAAAGAGACTGTCTGAAAATGTAGTGATGAGGCTGATGGAACCATTCCTAGACAAGGGCAGAAATGTTACCACGGACAATTTCTTCACATCGCTGTCACTTGCGCATAAACTTCTTAGCCGGAAAACCACCATCCTCGGCACAGTCAACAAGATTCCCCGGGAAATCCCTCAATCCACTAGACACACAGATCGCAATGAATTCACCACTCAG gtGTTTTCAACCACTGCTGCTACGCTGACGGCGTATGCGCCCAAACGGAAGAAGACCATCTACATTCTTAGCAGCATGCacagcgtgattcagactgataaTACCACCAAAAGGAAGCCAAACACTGTCACCCTTTACAACACCACAAAGTGCGGCGTGGATGTGATGGACCAGATGGTGCGGGAGTACACTGTCCGCACAGGGACACAGCGCTGGCCAGTTGCCGTGTTCTATAACATGATTGACATGGCAGCACTGAATGCACATGTGCTGTATCAAGCATGCACCGGAAGGCAGGAAAGACGGGTGGACTTCCTGGTGGAGCTTGCAAGAGAGTTGGCTAACTCTCATATGTGTGCGAAGAAGGCAAAAAAAGAACAATTGCTTCGGACACAACCCTCCACACCTAGCCCTGGAAAAAGAGCCATGTGTCAGGTCAAACACCAATGCAAGAACAATCATGCCACTGTGCAATGTGTTCACTGCTACAGATACACATGTGGTAAATGCAGACGGGAGATACCATGGCAGTGCCAGGATTGTGAGTGA